AGGTCATGTCGATGCAGGCTGAGACGGGCACGGTAGCGGGGCGCCAGGTTAAGCTCTACGCGATAATCAGGATTAGGGGGCGTGTAGGCGTACCACCTGATGTAAGAAAGACCCTCGAGAATCTAAGGCTCCATAGAAAGTTCCACCTGGTACTCTACCCGTCCATATTGCCAGGCATCGATGGTATGCTACAAAAGGTGAAGGACTGGGTCACCTGGGGCGAGATTGACAGGGAGACGCTCATAGAGCTTCTTAGGAAGAGGGGGCGCGTGCCTGGCGACAAACCATTGACCGACGAGTATGTGCGCGAGAAGCTAGGGCTCAGCGGCATCGAGGAACTTGCTGATAAGTTACTACGCGCTGAGATAATGTTGCACAAGCTGTATGACAAGAAGAGGCATGTGTGGATAATCAAGCCTGTATTCCGTCTACACCCGCCGCGCGGCGGCTTCAAGGGTAGCATAAAGAAGCCTTATGGTGCTGGTGGCGAGCTAGGTTACCGCGGCTACGCTATAAACGAGCTTATTAGGCGTATGTTGTAAGGCGCGTGTAGCCGCGGGGTGCATGGTTATGGTCGTGCGTAGGAGGAAGAAGAGTAGGAAGCTTCGTGGCAGAACCAGGAGCATGGGTTGGGGTAGGATAGGCCAGCATCGTGGCAGCGGTGCTAGGGGTGGCTTCGGTGCAGCTGGTATGCACAAGCACATGTGGACCTGGGTTGTCAAGTACGCGCCAACCTGGTTCGGTAAGCATGGTTTCAACAGGCCACCAGAGCTGGTAGCACAGCCTCGCGAGATAAACGTGGGCGAGCTTGACGAGCTGGTGGACAAGTTGCTCCGTGAAGGTCTAGCTAGGGAGGAGAATGGCAAGATCGTTGTAAACCTAGCCGAGCTAGGGTACAACACTCTGCTCGGTAAGGGTAAGGTGAGCCGCCCGCTCCGTGTTATAGTGCCACGCGCGACTGAAAAGGCCATAGAGAAGATCAAGGCAGCCGGCGGTGAGGTGGTTATCCTAGGCGAGGGGGAGGAGGGCGCCTAAAGGACACCCTTTTTACCTTTAGCGGTTTGTCGGCCGTGCGGGGAAAGTATTGCCTGGTGCGCTTGAGGTTCTCGCAGCGATATCGCGGTTCATACCTGCGGTTGAGCGGCCTGCCCGTCGCCCATCATTGCCCATGAGGCTGCTTGTAACGTTCATAGTGCTCATACTCTATTATGTTATGACGGTAGTGCCTCTCTACGGCGTGACGCCTGGTCCAGAAACCGGAGGCCTACTCCTAGCAGAGATAATCCTAGGTATGAGCTTCGGTACACTAGCAACGCTGGGTATAGGCCCTATCGTCACGGCAGGTCTAGTGCTTGAGGTTCTAGTGGGCACCGGGCTACTCAAGCTTGACCTGACCAACCCGCGTGACCGTAGAATCTACATGGGTGCGCAGAAGACGCTCGCACTGATATTCGCGGCCTTCGAGGCTCTAGCGTATGCGGCGGGTTGTGCATTCTGGGTGGTGCAGGGTGTGTGCGCGGCGGACCTAGCGACCAGACTGCTAATAGTGCCGCAGCTG
The Pyrolobus fumarii 1A DNA segment above includes these coding regions:
- a CDS encoding uL15m family ribosomal protein is translated as MVVRRRKKSRKLRGRTRSMGWGRIGQHRGSGARGGFGAAGMHKHMWTWVVKYAPTWFGKHGFNRPPELVAQPREINVGELDELVDKLLREGLAREENGKIVVNLAELGYNTLLGKGKVSRPLRVIVPRATEKAIEKIKAAGGEVVILGEGEEGA
- a CDS encoding 50S ribosomal protein L30, with protein sequence MSMQAETGTVAGRQVKLYAIIRIRGRVGVPPDVRKTLENLRLHRKFHLVLYPSILPGIDGMLQKVKDWVTWGEIDRETLIELLRKRGRVPGDKPLTDEYVREKLGLSGIEELADKLLRAEIMLHKLYDKKRHVWIIKPVFRLHPPRGGFKGSIKKPYGAGGELGYRGYAINELIRRML